The following are encoded together in the Lathyrus oleraceus cultivar Zhongwan6 chromosome 3, CAAS_Psat_ZW6_1.0, whole genome shotgun sequence genome:
- the LOC127126823 gene encoding protein DETOXIFICATION 14 isoform X2 gives MAGGIETLCGQAFGAGQFEKLGMYTYTAVMSLAMVCAPITVLWIFLDKILIFIGQDTEISIEARTYALWLIPALFGSAILKPLTRFFQTQSILSPMIISSLIGLCFHGVTSWVLVFKLALGSVGTAIAFSLGIWLNVVILLYFVKYSSACEKTRVPFSKKAFLGFKEFFALAVPSAAMVCLKWWACEVIFLLAGLLPNPELETSVLSICLSISTLHFTISFGLGAATSTRVSNELGAGNPKAGRFSVCTAMILAVIEALSVVIILFGCRYVLGYAYTHDNVLIHYVAVMIPFLCASIFTDSLQAVLSGAAKGSGWQRVGAYVNLGAFYLVGIPVGVILGFVLHFKAKGLWIGIVGGSIVQTIFLSIITARTDWNKQAKMARERVLDATT, from the exons ATGGCTGGTGGAATAGAAACTTTATGCGGTCAAGCTTTTGGAGCAGGACAATTTGAAAAACTTGGAATGTACACATACACTGCCGTAATGTCCCTCGCCATGGTTTGTGCACCAATCACTGTTTTATGGATTTTCCTTGAtaaaatcttgattttcattggccAAGACACTGAGATCTCCATTGAAGCACGTACATATGCTCTTTGGCTGATACCAGCACTATTTGGCTCAGCAATTCTCAAACCCCTTACACGTTTTTTCCAGACCCAGAGCATCCTTTCTCCTATGATTATAAGCTCCTTAATAGGTTTGTGCTTCCATGGAGTAACCTCTTGGGTCTTAGTATTTAAATTGGCGTTGGGATCTGTTGGCACGGCAATTGCCTTCAGCTTAGGAATCTGGTTGAATGTCGTAATACTTTTGTACTTTGTTAAGTATTCTTCTGCTTGTGAGAAAACACGTGTGCCTTTTTCCAAGAAAGCTTTCCTTGGATTTAAAGAATTCTTTGCCCTTGCTGTTCCTTCTGCTGCTATGGTTTG TCTCAAATGGTGGGCATGTGAGGTGATTTTTTTGCTAGCTGGACTTCTTCCTAATCCGGAGTTGGAGACTTCAGTTCTCTCTATATG CTTGTCCATCTCTACACTGCACTTCACGATATCTTTTGGACTCGGGGCTGCTACTAG CACACGAGTTTCAAATGAATTAGGGGCAGGAAATCCAAAAGCAGGTCGTTTTTCTGTTTGTACGGCTATGATCCTTGCAGTGATAGAAGCTCTTAGTGTTGTCATAATCCTGTTTGGCTGCAGATATGTCTTGGGTTATGCCTATACCCATGACAATGTGCTTATTCATTATGTGGCTGTTATGATTCCTTTTCTGTGTGCATCAATATTTACAGATAGCTTACAAGCTGTTCTTTCAG GGGCTGCTAAAGGAAGTGGGTGGCAACGTGTTGGAGCCTATGTGAATCTTGGAGCTTTTTATTTAGTAGGAATTCCTGTAGGCGTAATACTGGGCTTTGTTTTACATTTCAAAGCAAAGGGTCTTTGGATAGGAATAGTCGGCGGTTCCATCGTGCAGACAATTTTCCTTTCCATTATTACTGCTCGTACAGATTGGAACAAACAG GCAAAAATGGCAAGGGAGAGAGTACTTGATGCTACGACTTAG